One Camelus bactrianus isolate YW-2024 breed Bactrian camel chromosome 14, ASM4877302v1, whole genome shotgun sequence genomic region harbors:
- the ZIC2 gene encoding zinc finger protein ZIC 2, whose amino-acid sequence MLLDAGPQFPAIGVGSFARHHHHTAAAAAAAAAEMQDRELSLAAAQNGFVDSAAAHMGAFKLNPGAHELSPGQSSAFTSQGPGAYPGSAAAAAAAAALGPHAAHVGSYSGPPFNSTRDFLFRSRGFGDSAPGGGQHGLFGPGAGGLHHAHSDAQGHLLFPGLPEQHGPHGSQNVLNGQMRLGLPGEVFGRSEQYRQVASPRTDPYSAAQLHNQYGPMNMNMGMNMAAAAAHHHHHHHHPGAFFRYMRQQCIKQELICKWIDPEQLSNPKKSCNKTFSTMHELVTHVSVEHVGGPEQSNHVCFWEECPREGKPFKAKYKLVNHIRVHTGEKPFPCPFPGCGKVFARSENLKIHKRTHTGEKPFQCEFEGCDRRFANSSDRKKHMHVHTSDKPYLCKMCDKSYTHPSSLRKHMKVHESSPQGSESSPAASSGYESSTPPGLVSPSAEPQSSSNLSPAAAAAAAAAAAAAAAVSAVHRGGGSGGGAGGGSGGGGGGGGGGAGGGGGGGGSGGGSGTAGGHSGLSSNFNEWYV is encoded by the exons ATGCTCCTGGACGCGGGACCGCAGTTCCCGGCCATCGGGGTGGGCAGCTTCGCGCGCCACCATCACCAcacggccgcggcggcggcggcggcggccgccgaGATGCAGGACCGCGAACTGAGCCTGGCGGCGGCTCAGAACGGCTTCGTGGACTCGGCGGCCGCGCACATGGGCGCCTTCAAGCTTAACCCGGGAGCACACGAGTTGTCCCCGGGTCAGAGCTCGGCTTTCACGTCTCAAGGCCCCGGCGCCTACCCCGGCTCCGCCgcggccgccgctgccgccgccgcgcTCGGGCCCCATGCGGCGCATGTCGGCTCCTACTCTGGGCCGCCCTTCAACTCCACCCGGGACTTCCTGTTCCGCAGCCGAGGCTTCGGCGACTCGGCGCCGGGCGGTGGGCAGCATGGGCTGTTCGGGCCGGGAGCAGGCGGCCTGCACCACGCGCACTCGGACGCGCAGGGCCACCTCCTTTTTCCCGGCCTCCCGGAGCAGCACGGGCCGCACGGCTCGCAGAATGTGCTCAACGGGCAGATGCGCCTCGGGCTGCCCGGCGAGGTGTTCGGGCGCTCGGAGCAGTACCGCCAGGTGGCCAGCCCGCGGACCGACCCCTACTCGGCGGCGCAGCTCCACAACCAGTACGGCCCCATGAATATGAACATGGGTATGAACATGGCAGCGGCCGcggcccaccaccaccaccaccaccaccaccctggtGCCTTTTTCCGCTACATGCGGCAGCAGTGCATCAAGCAGGAGCTCATCTGCAAATGGATCGACCCCGAGCAGCTGAGCAACCCCAAGAAGAGCTGCAACAAAACTTTCAGCACCATGCATGAGCTGGTGACCCATGTCTCCGTGGAGCACGTCGGTGGCCCGGAGCAGAGCAACCACGTCTGCTTCTGGGAGGAGTGTCCGCGCGAGGGCAAGCCCTTCAAGGCCAAATACAAACTGGTCAACCACATCCGCGTGCACACCGGTGAGAaacccttcccctgccccttcccgGGCTGCGGCAAGGTCTTCGCGCGCTCCGAGAACCTCAAGATCCACAAAAGGACCCACACAG GGGAGAAGCCTTTCCAGTGTGAGTTCGAGGGCTGCGACCGGCGTTTCGCCAACAGCAGCGACAGGAAGAAGCATATGCATGTCCACACCTCCGATAAGCCCTATCTGTGCAAGATGTGCGACAAGTCCTACACGCACCCCAGCTCGCTGCGGAAACACATGAAG GTCCATGAGTCCTCCCCGCAGGGCTCTGAGTCCTCCCCAGCCGCCAGCTCCGGCTACGAGTCATCCACGCCCCCGGGGCTGGTATCCCCCAGCGCCGAGCCCCAGAGCAGCTCCAACCTctccccggcggcggcggcggcggcggctgcggcggcggcggcggcggcggccgtgtCCGCGGTGCACCGGGGTGGAGGCTcgggcggcggcgcgggcggcggctccggtggaggcggcggcgggggcggcggcggggcgggcggcgggggcggcggcggcggctctggcggGGGCAGCGGGACAGCCGGGGGCCACAGTGGCCTCTCCTCCAACTTCAATGAATGGTACGTGTGA